Proteins encoded together in one bacterium window:
- a CDS encoding DUF2274 domain-containing protein, translated as MQLAPPEDRTPLRVRVKLIGADRRDFEDYVAYYESVYGTAITQDELLIQLASFTMRSDREFQKWQKAAGDAKGE; from the coding sequence ATGCAGCTTGCACCCCCGGAAGATCGAACACCCCTTCGTGTTCGTGTGAAGCTGATCGGAGCCGATCGCCGCGACTTCGAAGACTACGTCGCCTACTACGAATCGGTTTACGGGACGGCCATCACCCAGGACGAGCTCCTGATACAGCTGGCCAGCTTCACGATGCGCTCGGACCGCGAGTTCCAGAAATGGCAAAAAGCTGCCGGTGACGCGAAGGGCGAGTAG